A window of Meleagris gallopavo isolate NT-WF06-2002-E0010 breed Aviagen turkey brand Nicholas breeding stock chromosome 11, Turkey_5.1, whole genome shotgun sequence genomic DNA:
taggTGCATCAGAtctttttcaatttattttcccatttacCTTAGGAGAAGTCATCGGCCCTCCTGAATTACTGGGGGAAAGCAGAACAGCTCCCCGTgcgcagcagcagcacggcttGGAGCTGCTGTACCACGTGCCAGGTGAGCTCATGGGCACcaccagctgctttctttgtgtttccAGGGAGGAACGAGAGCCATTGTGATGGCTGTACAAGCAAACATCATTAAATACCTGCTCTTCATGAGGAACACAGAACACACTCACCTGGAGAGGTAAGCAAAACCATATCTTGCATTGTTTGAACTAACAAAACCAGCACCAGCCTCTAAGTTGTACCAGACGGAACGTAACCAGGTTTGCAGCTGCCGATGGAGATCTGCACCTGCAGCAATGAGATGCCTGGCTCCCAGGCAAGGTTTTACCTTCTTTGTTGATGTAGGAGTGAGGCTTGCTCCCTCAGTGCAATCACTGGGTGCAGCCCAGTGTCAGGCCCCACCTGGGGACTCTCAGCATCCTCAAGGATGTACCCACAACTGGTGGCTGCATGGGGCCGGGCGGGTGATGGGGACATGGGCacagggacacagggacacagggacacagggccctgctgcccctgcccACACCTGTCAgttgtgctctgctctgccccgCACTGCAGACTGCACAAAATCAGACAGAAGGAGCAAGGAGAGGCCCTGGCCGCGGCACTGGCGGACAGCCTGTGGGCAGCGGGGGACGGCCGGAGAGCCGCTGTCTGCATCCTCACTGCAGCCACCCACTGCTCCCCTCCTGCAGGCTACAAAGCTGACAGCTTCACTGAGCGGGTGGGTATGGAAATGCTTCCTGCAAATATGGTTCTTAAAAGACATTTGGTCTGAACTGTCTACAGACCAGAAACAGCTCATTAGCCTGCCCCTAACTTACAGTGCATCGCATAACCTAAGAACATTGGAGCCACGTCCAGGCGGAGCTTGGCAGGTGTTCCTGCCTCCTTGTGAAGGCGTGAATTCCTTGTAGAGCTGATTTGTTAAACTCCGGTCTTTCTTCTCCTGTTAGAAGAAGGAATAAGTTGACTTAAAGCCTTTCCTTAACTTCTATCCATTATCTGTCGGCATAAAACTGAACTCTGCTGTTCAGGAAGGGTCAGTGTGGGTTCCTGTGTTTGCCTTTCGTTTGTCCGAAGGAAACACTGAATTTCCACTTCTGGATGTACTGTCTCCTTTGTGGTTCCTCACCTCACACTCCTGCTCTACAGATCAACCTGTTTGAGTTCCCcgagaaagcagcagctcaggagtTCATCTTTGACCACATTGGCTGTGTATGTATGGAGTATCGTCTCCgttctgagttgtttttttgtttgtttggcaaACAGGAAACATTTTGTACTTGATTTAAACAGGTTTCTTGAGCCATTAGCCCAAACCTGGAAAAACGTGCAAAAATAGGCTAGTCAAGAACTGGAAGTTTCTGTTATTTCATCTGATTTTAATCAGCAAAACTGTAGCAAAGCCTTCCCAGAGTGACACCCCGTTCACTCGGCTCAGTGTATTTACCCAGCATTGCAGTTAAGCAGAGGAATTGCTTTAATTAAGCATCACACAGCTACTGTAATTTCCTCTCtaattacttctttcttttttccagttcagagATGAAGGAAGTCACGGACTGATCCTGTTTTTATACAGTTTACTTTTCTCTAGGACACTGAAAAGGTACATTTccttctaaaattatttttgccattttccTCTGGTTACATCTGATGAAATGgtccttttcttctgttacttaaATGCTCCGTCCTGGGCTAACGAGGAGCAGCTGGCTGAGTGTTGAGGAGAAAGGCGCTGCTGTCATACAGCATTACTGAGTGCGCTCGTGCTGATAcctctgggagcagcagggagggagcagcagagagaggcGGGTGTGCAAagctgtgtgcagctctgtgtgcagctgtgtgtgcagctctgtgtgcagctgtgtgtgcagctctgtgtgcagctctgtgtgtgcagctctgtgtgtgcagctgtgtgcagctctgtgcgcagctctgtgtgcagctcCACGGGCAGCTGCAACTGCACACACTGGAGGAGCATTGCAGAGTGACAGAACACGAGCTAATCCCACAGATAGCCAAAGTCATAGCCACGCTGATGAACTTATAAAAAATCACAAAAGTATCACTGTGTTAGCAGAGGAAACTGATAGAATCTTTCTCAAACTGATGTAAAAGGATTTGTGCAAAGACGCTGCAGATCAGCAGCTGAGCCGTGCCTGTGTCACACCCACTGCTCAGCAAAAATTGCACTGCTTCTGCAAATAGTTGTATTCAGGTCAAACTTGGATGTAATTGAAGACTTTAACAACATTTGTACTGCAGAAGGTCTGAATCTGACCCTAAATTTGAATTTAATAGAACCAGGCCAGAAATACAAGAGCTCAGCCAGACCACTGCGCTGGGTCACTGCTGCCATgccagtgaaaaaaaagaaaacgaaaCAACTCTGTGacatttcttcctgctttccttATTGCTCACACGCGATGCACGCAGCTCCCTTCACCGCTGATGCGGGACACAGTGCTCTGTGTTTGGCTGCACAGGGTCCGGGAGGAGCTGGGTGCCACAGCACCGCAGCTGTTGGAATGCAGCTCTGGAAACGTCACCTGCACGCAGGTAGGATCGGCCCAATTTGCCAACGTACCCATAATTGCTATGACCGACGGTAGATTTAGGAAAGCACCCCACTTGTTCGTCAGATAAAGAGGGCGGGCTTTGCACGAGGGCCGCGGGAGAGGCGGTGGGAAGGCGGTGCAGCTCCGTGCTGACAGCGGCTCCTCCCGCAGGCAGCGCTTCTGCTCGTCCTGGCGGGCCGCACGCAGCCCGGGCAGCGCAGCGAGGTGGGCTTCCTGCGCTGNNNNNNNNNNNNNNNNNNNNNNNNNNNNNNNNNNNNNNNNNNNNNNNNNNNNNNNNNNNNNNNNNNNNNNNNNNNNNNNNNNNNNNNNNNNNNNNNNNNNATGGCGATTTCTCGCCTCGTGCTTTGCCTCACCGGGCGTCCGGAGATGTGCCTCGGGCTCTCGGCACCAACGCAGCTCTCGCATCCCTTTAGCCAAGGCTTTCCGCCGGCCCACGCCGTGCAGCTTTGCCTCCGGGCGGGCGGTGAGGGCTGAGCTCCCTCCTCCATCCACCCGTCTCCCTGACCCCATCCtggcagaggcacctggggcCACGGCACCCTCGGGGCTGCTGGCCCGGGATCCCTGGCCAGGGCTGCTGTGGCTCACTGTCTGCCACGTGTGACCACCGCACAGATACAATAAGGGCAAATGGCCACGAGGCACacctggcacagcagagccGACGCTCCTGAGAAGCACTGGCAGTGCTGAATGCCCACCGACCGTTCTGCCCCTAGGTTGGCAGCATGCTGAAAACTCCCAAGTTCCCCATCTGGCTGTGCAGCATCAACGGGACTCACAGCGTCCTCTTCAGCACCAACCGGCTGCTCCTGTCCGACTGGAAGATGGAGCACATCTTTCACCTGTATTTCTACActgggcagtgcaggcagaCGAGAACAGCCCACCTGACCATAGGTGTGTGTCCCAGCTCACCCCCCCACGGATGCTGCGCTGTGGGTGTCATGTACAGATGTGTGCAGGACTGCACGTGTGCACAGTTCTGCATGTCcagccccacacacagcccATGCTGCAGGGCACCCGCACACTGATGCATACATACAGCACACGTTTGTATTTTCCCACCCAGGAGCAAAGTGCCCCCAGGCACCCGCACTTCCCAGAGCCCCACACACCTTCAGAACCATGTTTCACTTCCAGATACCCACTCGCATCACTGGGAAGAGGGCCGCAGCGAGGCCGCGAGCAGCCCGGGGAGGAGGGCTCCATCGCTGGAGATGGCCATCAGGACCAAGTGGCCGGGGGCGGCCGTCGGATGGAATGGCACGCAGCCCTTCTTCTGAGctgcccctccccccccccccccacccacCACCAGCACCAGGAGCAGGGCCATCACTGGCACCGCCACAGCCCTCAACCGGAGCTGGCGGGGAAAAGGAAACAGCACGGCAAAGCGGTCATTTCCTCCCAGgcagagatgttcaagaaataaAAGTGTGTCGTGAAAGTGCTGACCACAGTGTGAGGTTAAATAATACTAAGCACTGACAATACTGTGGGCGTCACAATCATTTGGCCTGGTGTGAGCACCCAATTCTGCTGCCTGCTACAAGCGAGGTTTGCTCCCAGCCCTCCATACCCAGCCCTCTCCTGCTGCCCATGGCAGGCACAGCCCTGACCCGCAGCATCCCACGGGCAGCCCCGTGCTGCTCCCACCATGCAGGCCGTGCACACCACCACGTTACAAACtgttctctgcttccttttttagaCCTCACCTGAAAAAGCTGTTAGTCATACCAAAAATGTGTGCTGTAATGACAGCTGTCTTGAGAATAAACCTTCCTGCGAGCAACCCACAGATTCAGGCCCCTggatgaaaaaaaggaagaaaaagagggcGGTCAGAACCAGCCTGCAATGGTGCCAGATTGGGCACCATTGGggctctgcactgctccctgctcccctcCTGCAGTTTCTGCTCAGGTCGAAGCTCTGCCACCGCCCCAAGTGTGCCACgtccctgcagcagagcagagggcactGCAGCCCCTGGTGCCCGCAGTCCCCAGGGCCACCACCACCAGGGCGCAGCCTGCCCGGCACAGAGCTGCGGGGCCGGGACCCCGGGGCATCATGCAGAGGCATAAAGCAGGGCAAGCTGCAGCCCAGTGTCCACCAGCAGCCCAGCCCGGTGCCCACCAgcaggctgtccctgccaggcTGTGCAATGGCGGCTGTACCAGgacaggcagagctgaggcagggcaggcagggccCCGGTGAGTCACGTCTGGTGCGCAGTGCTGCCATGCGTGGGGAGGAACCACACCACAGCCCAGGGCAGCCAAGGGTGGTTTTTAAGGCAGGTCAGCTTATTCATGCTTGAGAACGCCTTTGACAAGGTAAGGAAGTCAGTGTTCATGCTAAACAGAGCATACTTATTCTACCTGAGGAATACTGGCATGTGCTCACACAAACAATGGATTTATAAAGCACAAACAGAGCCATGAAATAAATGCCAATCAGGCTCGACTAACCAGCACTGAGGGGCGTACTGCACAGCCAGGCATGCTGTGTGGTAGTGCCAACTAAATGGGGTCCCATGAAGGTACAAAGGTGCCAAAGAACAGCattcagagctgtgctccaggTCAGTGCGGCGGCTGCCCACTGACACACCAACAGCGgtcagagcacagctggcagcactgggccCCAATGCCACATcttgcacacacagctgcaaTGAATGCATGCATggtttcaaaagaaagaatcaGGAACAGAAATGTGCTGCACCAGACTGCGGAAGCAGCCCCACTGCCTCCCTCGGGGCTTCGCCCTTCCTCCCCCTGCCCCTCCATCTGTTATAACCTCCGCGCAGTGCAAGGCTAAATTTAAGACGCAAGTTCCCCTCAATGAGAAGGAAGCCCTTTCTGCAAGCTAACAGCACACTTacagatgctttaaaaataacaagcaaTAACAGCAGTCTGGCTGTAGGTTAAACTTagatggaaaaagcaaacaaacaaaacactcaGCTCCTTGCAGAGCCCTGCATTCATAACAGAGCTCGGCTGCAGATTTTCCTTTCTAGCCCAGGGATCTCTTTGCAGAAGATGCACAGCCCACCGGGGTGCTTCGGACACACAGGGATAGGTGGGGTGGGGGCTGCCTGAAAAACTGCCTGAGCCTCAGTGAGGCTCATGGGAAACAAAGCCAGACATGTGGGTGAAACTCCTAGCACAGCATGGCACCTCGTGTGAGTCAGCCTCAGAGACAGCAAGTACCGGAGCCTCACAGCAAGCTGCAGCACCGCACCTGGAGGGAGAGGGGCACCAAGAAAAGGGATTCCCTGGCAGAAATGGCTTCCAGGCGCCCTGTGGGGCCTCCGGGGAGCTTTGCCCGTacctcctgcaggcagcaaagGTATCCCAGCACCGCCTCCCCCTCGCAGCCCACCCTCCTCCTCCCATCCCCAGGAGCTTTGGAGAGTGGTGGGAGCACTGCCCAGCTCAGGGTCCTGCCCaccctcagggctgtgcccataCTTTCAGGTGCCGGGTTTGTGGGACTCGGAGATCAGAATACAGCAGACTGTTATCAGATATTTATTGCTGCCCCTCGTAGTCTCAAAATGGCTTTACAAACTGCAACTCTCCCTGATTCCCCAGAGTACAAAACCAAATGTATCAGACAATAGCTGtatgtttttctccctttcttagTGTGCTCTGAGCCTGACTGTATATGGAGGGCAGATTTTTTAAACCGAAATTAAAAAGCCAATGTCTGTACACAAAACGAGAACTGCACCACGTGGGCAGTGATgcccccacagcagccccagcccctccGAGGCTCTTTGCTCCGGTTCTGCAGAGCACCCCTTTGCTGGAAGCACAGCTGCTGGGCAGGGTGCACGTAACCCAGGCACGCACCCGGCAGCTTTGTGTGTGTTACTGCTGTACATTTAACTGCAGGCTCTAGAGTGCTAAAAAGAGTGGAATAGCCACATTCTAGCACataagtgtgtgtgtatatatatatatatataataaagtattttaaaattactccGTGGAAAGTGCAGGAAAATAAGAAACACCCTTTTTTNNNNNNNNNNNNNNNNNNNNNNNNNNNNNNNNNNNNNNNNNNNNNNNNNNNNNNNNNNNNNNNNNNNNNNNNNNNNNNNNNNNNNNNNNNNNNNNNNNNNTTTAATAAATCTCCATCCTGCTCCAGTCTGTTTGCCTGTGTTTGCTCTTTCCCATACCGCAGAATGCACAGCAGATCACAAAACAAGCAGGATGATTCTTCGGTGGGTAAAAACGAGAAACTTTCAGAAAGTCAGAGACTGGGGGAAGCTTAATGAACGGTGATCAGAACATCACAGTCGAAACACCAGTGTGTGCATGAGATCTTCTGCTTTGAAGCAaaaggacacacacacacagagccgTGCCAgggaccccacagccccacgtTGGTTCCTCCCAGGCCGTCAGGACAAGCACACATCGCCACGTTCAGAAACTACTGATTTCTGTCTGCCCCACTCCGCTGTTACGCTCCGTTTGTTTGGGGCAGGGGTCAGAAAAGGCCTCGGCACCCCGGGATGAAGAGAGAACCTTGGGGCCCCTTCATTCTCAAAGCTCCAAAGAAGCACTTCCACACCTATGGCAAAGACTCTCGAGAGAGAACGATGCACCGAAACCCTCTGAAGTCTGAATGGCTCTGCAGCCCTTGTCAGCCATGTCATCTAAAGGATGGAGCAGGACTGGAGCCGTGCCTGGTGCTGCTCACCCCACACTACAGCTCACTTTGGCTTCACCACGGACACGACCTTCACTGTGTCTGAATGCACTGCGCGTTGCTGAATGGTTTCTCCAAataccaaaggaaaaataaaaacagaactgcagacAAAGGATTGTTCTCTGGTACCTAGGGCGGCGTCATCTCGCAAGGCTCAGTGGTGTttagcaaggaagaaaaaaggggaatTCCGCTAACATCGCACCTTTCAACGAGAGCGCGGGCAGCGCCTTAATGAACTTCTCACAGGGCCCGCAGCCACCAGTGAGTCACACACGGCGCGCCGAGGAGCGATAACAGCACCATTCTGGGAAGTGCTGCCACACCTCGGAGAGCATTGCTCATTTAAGGACAAGAAGAGTCAAGTCACAAGCAGAACTCTCGGGAAAATGCTGTATGTCATCTGCCCAATTCGCTGACGGGAAATAATCTCGAACCACAGCCTTGTTCACGGCCGCCCCGTCCGCTGAGCTGCTCCGCGGCACCACGCAGCGCTTCGTGCGCCCGGAACCGCGTCCAACCCCTGCAAGGACAGCGTGCAAGCGGAGCAGCCGGCACGGCAGCACGCAGCTACAGCCCCGGCTCTGCCTTCTTCAGCCCTGCTGGCAAATGAAAGGGACGCGGGGACATTCCCATCCTCGGGCGGTCCTCACTTCTCCACCGTTACCAAAACAGAATTAAAGCGGTGTTTTATTGTCAACGTTCTTTAACGCGGGGGATGAAAACGGCCCCACTTCTTTTACCCGACCTCCACACCAAAGCAGCGCCGCAGCGCCGAGCGTTTCTCTCTCGCGTTCTCGCACAAACCCGTCGCTCATCGCTCCGTCTCGGTTCGGCGCTCCCCGCACCGCCCTCACGCACGCGTACGNNNNNNNNNNNNNNNNNNNNNNNNNNNNNNNNNNNNNNNNNNNNNNNNNNNNNNNNNNNNNNNNNNNNNNNNNNNNNNNNNNNNNNNNNNNNNNNNNNNNNNNNNNNNNNNNNNNNNNNNNNNNNNNNNNNNNNNNNNNNNNNNNNNNNNNNNNNNNNNNNNNNNNNNNNNNNNNNNNNNNNNNNNNNNNNNNNNNNNNNNNNNNNNNNNNNNNNNNNNNNNNNNNNNNNNNNNNNNNNNNNNNNNNNNNNNNNNNNNNNNNNNNNNNNNNNNNNNNNNNNNNNNNNNNNNNNNNNNNNNNNNNNNNNNNNNNNNNNNNNNNNNNNNNNNNNNNNNNNNNNNNNNNNNNNNNNNNNNNNNNNNNNNNNNNNNNNNNNNNNNNNNNNNNNNNNNNNNNNNNNNNNNNNNNNNNNNNNNNNNNNNNNNNNNNNNNNNNNNNNNNNNNNNNNNNNNNNNNNNNNNNNNNNNNNNNNNNNNNNNNNNNNNNNNNNNNNNNNNNNNNNNNNNNNNNNNNNNNNNNNNNNNNNNNNNNNNNNNNNNNNNNNNNNNNNNNNNNNNNNNNNNNNNNNNNNNNNNNNNNNNNNNNNNNNNNNNNNNNNNNNNNNNNNNNNNNNNNNNNNNNNNNNNNNNNNNNNNNNNNNNNNNNNNNNNNNNNNNNNNNNNNNNNNNNNNNNNNNNNNNNNNNNNNNNNNNNNNNNNNNNNNNNNNNNNNNNNNNNNNNNNNNNNNNNNNNNNNNNNNNNNNNNNNNNNNNNNNNNNNNNNNNNNNNNNNNNNNNNNNNNNNNNNNNNNNNNNNNNNNNNNNNNNNNNNNNNNNNNNNNNNNNNNNNNNNNNNNNNNNNNNNNNNNNNNNNNNNNNNNNNNNNNNNNNNNNNNNNNNNNNNNNNNNNNNNNNNNNNNNNNNNNNNNNNNNNNNNNNNNNNNNNNNNNNNNNNNNNNNNNNNNNNNNNNNNNNNNNNNNNNNNNNNNNNNNNNNNNNNNNNNNNNNNNNNNNNNNNNNNNNNNNNNNNNNNNNNNNNNNNNNNNNNNNNNNNNNNNNNNNNNNNNNNNNNNNNNNNNNNNNNNNNNNNNNNNNNNNNNNNNNNNNNNNNNNNNNNNNNNNNNNNNNNNNNNNNNNNNNNNNNNNNNNNNNNNNNNNNNNNNNNNNNNNNNNNNNNNNNNNNNNNNNNNNNNNNNNNNNNNNNNNNNNNNNNNNNNNNNNNNNNNNNNNNNNNNNNNNNNNNNNNNNNNNNNNNNNNNNNNNNNNNNNNNNNNNNNNNNNNNNNNNNNNNNNNNNNNNNNNNNNNNNNNNNNNNNNNNNNNNNNNNNNNNNNNNNNNNNNNNNNNNNNNNNNNNNNNNNNNNNNNNNNNNNNNNNNNNNNNNNNNNNNNNNNNNNNNNNNNNNNNNNNNNNNNNNNNNNNNNNNNNNNNNNNNNNNNNNNNNNNNNNNNNNNNNNNNNNNNNNNNNNNNNNNNNNNNNNNNNNNNNNNNNNNNNNNNNNNNNNNNNNNNNNNNNNNNNNNNNNNNNNNNNNNNNNNNNNNNNNNNNNNNNNNNNNNNNNNNNNNNNNNNNNNNNNNNNNNNNNNNNNNNNNNNNNNNNNNNNNNNNNNNNNNNNNNNNNNNNNNNNNNNNNNNNNNNNNNNNNNNNNNNNNNNNNNNNNNNNNNNNNNNNNNNNNNNNNNNNNNNNNNNNNNNNNNNNNNNNNNNNNNNNNNNNNNNNNNNNNNNNNNNNNNNNNNNNNNNNNNNNNNNNNNNNNNNNNNNNNNNNNNNNNNNNNNNNNNNNNNNNNNNNNNNNNNNNNNNNNNNNNNNNNNNNNNNNNNNNNNNNNNNNNNNNNNNNNNNNNNNNNNNNNNNNNNNNNNNNNNNNNNNNNNNNNNNNNNNNNNNNNNNNNNNNNNNNNNNNNNNNNNNNNNNNNNNNNNNNNNNNNNNNNNNNNNNNNNNNNNNNNNNNNNNNNNNNNNNNNNNNNNNNNNNNNNNNNNNNNNNNNNNNNNNNNNNNNNNNNNNNNNNNNNNNNNNNNNNNNNNNNNNNNNNNNNNNNNNNNNNNNNNNNNNNNNNNNNNNNNNNNNNNNNNNNNNNNNNNNNNNNNNNNNNNNNNNNNNNNNNNNNNNNNNNNNNNNNNNNNNNNNNNNNNNNNNNNNNNNNNNNNNNNNNNNNNNNNNNNNNNNNNNNNNNNNNGTCCTCTCGGGGCCGGGCGGGCCGGTGTCCCCGCAGCACCACGAGCTGACCTCGCTGTTCGAGTGCCCCGTGTGCTTCGACTATGTGCTGCCGCCCATCCTGCAGTGCCAGGCCGGGCACCTGGTCTGCAAGCAATGCCGGCAGAAGCTGAGCCTCTGCCCCACCTGCCGGGGCTCGCTGACCCCCAGCATCAGGAACCTGGCCATGGAGAAGGTGGCCTCGGCCGTGCTCTTCCCCTGCAAGGTGAGCGCGTGGGGTGTCGGGACGGGGGCCCCCTTTTTTCCTGCTCGCAGCCCCGCTCCTCATCAAGACGTATCAAAAACAACTCGTCGTTTTCTCTCGTCTTTTAAATAAGTGCAAGTGGTAAATGTGCTCTGCAGTTATGAAGCTGACTTAATGCGGATGTAGGGTGGGAGGACATGGGGCTTCATCTCTGGGGAAAACAACCTCACTCTTCCCAGCTTCTGTGGGAGCAGCGATGCTCTGCATCCCGAGAGCTGGGACAGGGTTAGGGATACCTCCCCTAAGGAGGGTCCTTCTTCTGAGATCCTTTAATGGAGTCACCTCTGCCTGGACTGAATCTTCATGCAGTTCTGATccttctgaagaaaaggaaatccaGTGAGAGTTCATTTCATTGTACTCTTTATGTTTTGCTCTGAGGGCAAAATGTGAAAGTCTTTCTGCACCCCACAGCCAGTGGTAACATTTTGCTTTCCTAAACCAGTAGGCATAGAGAGACTGTGTACCCACTGAAAAGTCTCCAGTAGCGTCAGACCAGCGCGGCCCCCTTCAGACAGGCGGCAGGGTGTAGGGAGAGGCACTCGAGGCCTTGGACCACTGCTGCAGCTCGGTGCTGGTTGGGAGGGGAgagcctgctgcccacagcagggcagggatTCGGACTCGGAGCTccattcccagctctgctgccgaTTTCCCTTGCAGCTTCAGACGAGTTGCTGTAATCCTACATACAGCCTGCCTTCATTCACTGACCAAACGCCTTCAGGCTTAGCCAGTGTTTTCAGAACGCTTTCAGGCACTCAGATAACCTGTAAAGGGAAGTCCAGGGCAACGTGAGTGAAGTGACATACATAGCAACAACACGGAATGCTAAGTCATTATGTGGTGATGGCTTCAGGGCTGCCTGCTTCCTCCTAGGACGGTGAATGTAGCGCAAAATagtactgtgaaaaaaaaagtacttttaaaagTGGAACGCCAGGAGTGGGAGAAAGGCAATAAAAAAGCACaaggcagtcacatcagctcAGGCATTAGCAGTGAGCCAGCACCGCCTGTCCCAcgcacagccctgctcccctGCTTCAGGAAGGACACAGTAGGAGTGGAAAAGGTAGAGCTGTCAATGAGATGGGCAGTATCATATAACCTGCACGCAGGGACAGACCAACAGACTCTTCAGTTTGAATGAGGGCATGGTAAATAGCAGTGACATGTGCCACGCAGCATGAGGCAGCAAGTTTTCTCTGTTCCCAGAAGATCCGTAAGAGCCCCTTACAAACCCAAAGCACTCAGTGAATCTGTTCACAATCTCCTGCTGGCGGTGGGGCTCACCAAACAAAACTAGCTGCCATGTGTTCAGGAACAAACAAAAGGGGGTAGGTCACAGCgaaggaaaaaacacagctATTTCCTCAGCACTCCTCCTTGTGTGTTCACCACCGGTCACCTTCTGATGTGGGCTGACACTCCATGCGGACGTTTGGTTTTGCCCATCCGGTAGCTTACATGTTCTTACTGCTTTTCTAGCAGGGTTAGACTGAGAACTGTTCTTCAGCACAGTGCAAAGTGATTGAAGTGCCAGCAGGGGTATGAAAGTGGGGCgaaaacagcagaacagtgaGAGTGGAAGCGATGAATCCAGCGGCAGGGAGCCGTGCTGTGCAGGGTGGgtttctgcctgcagcaggaggagcccttgttgcagcacagcacacctCTGCACTCCTGCTCACACGTGGATAAATCCTGTAGCAGAGGATTAAGCAGCAACGCAAACGTTGTGGCTTATAAAGCAAGCTCCCGTAGAAGCACAAGGCCTCATTTCTGTCCCAGCGGTTGTAGCGCTGTGTTGCAGTGTGGGTGATTTGCCTGCAGTAAAGAGGACTGTGGCATTTTGCACCTCGGGCATTTCACTCTTCGGgctgaaacttcctgtgcttgCATTTAACCCCAAAATATGCCTTTAAACTTTGGTGAATTCGGACTTTGTTTAgttgaactttaaaaaaaaagtctatccattgcattttgttttttccccagatattgttttgttacttcagacATTCTATCTAGGGCAGCAAGCACATAGGCTTCACCTTCAGTCTCAGAGCAGAATGCCTGACCCAAAGCGGTGTCCTGCCTCCTGTAGGCAGCCACACTCGGGTTGTGACGGTGAGACTGCATTAGCAGAGTTGAGAAATCTCTACGGCTGCCTGCAGATGGGGGGAGCTGTGCTCTTGGCAACAGCAAAAGACGTGTTTCTCCTTAAGAGGTAGTGAGGAAGCAACGTGGTCAGTGCAGACAGCAACTCAGcgtagaaaaggaaaagcatccCTGTTTGTTTAAAGCAGGTTAACCTTTGGAGGTGCCCGATGACATTAAGAGCAGCCATTGGTGCTCACTTGTGATTAACTGTGTGCTCAGTGAAAAATCACCACATCTCTTTCTGCTCTTCACAACCGCAGTGCTAAAACTTGGGATTGTGGGTTTGAGTTTAATGGAAGTACATCTGCTCTGTGATGATAATTACACATATTTATTAAAAGCATGCTGCTGTAGTAGCTGTTTGCTGAAACTGGCATCCCgtgttctttttaaagaaaagaaaaatccatacCAGGACCACTTCAGCTGATGTGGGCTGATCAGGTCTAACTACAACAGCAGATGATCTACAACTCAGCCTCGTGGTCCATTTCATCTAAGTGCTcgcatttaaaaagcaaacagaaaccaACAGCTGCAAAGTACAGGAAGAACCTGTTTTTAGTAGGAAACAAAACGAATCACAGCTCTGAATCCAGCACTAACTAGAGGCGTCCCACATAAGATTTGCGGCGAAATGAGAGCTCTGGTTGGTCACAGGTGGGAGCAGTGAGCACTTATGCTGGGTGCTTCCTGACGGATTGTGTTTGCTCTTTTCCCAGTACGCCACGACGGGCTGCTCGCTGACGCTCCACCACACAGAAAAGCCAG
This region includes:
- the MINDY4B gene encoding E3 ubiquitin-protein ligase SIAH2 produces the protein MAVQANIIKYLLFMRNTEHTHLERLHKIRQKEQGEALAAALADSLWAAGDGRRAAVCILTAATHCSPPAGYKADSFTERINLFEFPEKAAAQEFIFDHIGCFRDEGSHGLILFLYSLLFSRTLKRVREELGATAPQLLECSSGNVTCTQVGSMLKTPKFPIWLCSINGTHSVLFSTNRLLLSDWKMEHIFHLYFYTGQCRQTRTAHLTIGAKCPQAPALPRAPHTFRTMFHFQIPTRITGKRAAARPRAARGGGLHRWRWPSGPSGRGRPSDGMARSPSSELPLPPPPHPPPAPGLSGPGGPVSPQHHELTSLFECPVCFDYVLPPILQCQAGHLVCKQCRQKLSLCPTCRGSLTPSIRNLAMEKVASAVLFPCKYATTGCSLTLHHTEKPEHEDICEYRPYSCPCPGASCKWQGSLEAVMSHLMHAHKSITTLQGEDIVFLATDINLPGAVDWVMMQSCFGHHFMLVLEKQEKYEGHQQFFAIVLLIGTRKQAENFAYRLELNGNRRRLTWEATPRSIHDGVNAAIVNSDCLVFDTAIAHLFADNGNLGINVTISTCCP